The Chryseolinea soli nucleotide sequence CTTCGGTGATGAAGGGCATGAACGGGTGAAGCACCTTCATGAGACGCTCGAAGAAATCAACGGTCTTCAGGTAAGTCGCTTCATCGATGGGTTTGCCGAACTCCGGTTTGATCATCTCCAGGTACCATGCACAGAAATCATCCCAAATCAATTTATACACCGTCATCAACGCATCCGACATACGGAATTTGCTGAAGTGATCATTCAATTCTGTCAGTGAAGCATTGAACTTCGACTCGAACCAGGCGATGGCTACTTTGTTTTCCTCTGGTTGCGCGAGGCTGTCGGTCGTCCAACCCTTCACCAGGCGGAAGGCATTCCAGATCTTGTTCGCAAAGTTGCGGCCTTGCTCGATCAGCCGTTCGTCATACAGCAAGTCATTGCCGGCCGGTGAGCTGAAGAGCATGCCTGTGCGCACGGCGTCGGCGCCGAAGTTACTGATCAGGTCCAGTGGATCGGGCGAGTTGCCCAACGACTTCGACATTTTTCTGCCTTGCTTGTCGCGCACGATTCCCGTGAGGTAAACATTGCGGAAGGGCAGGTTGTCGCGGTATTCATAACCGGCAATGATCATGCGGGCCACCCAAAAGAAAAGAATTTCGGGAGCCGTTACCAGATCGTTTGTGGGATAGTAATAGTTTAAATCATTGTTGCCTTGGTTGCCGTCGCCTTTGAAGACGGAAGTATCGAACACGGCAATCGGCCACAGCCAGCTGGAAAACCAGGTGTCGAGCACATCGCTTTCCTGGGTCAGCCTGGGTTTGGGTGTTCCCGGTTTTTTCGTTTGATATACTTTGTGAGCTTCTTCTTCTGTCTTGGCAACCACATAAAATCCTTCCTCATCATACCACGCCGGTATGCGATGGCCCCACCAAAGCTGGCGCGAGATACACCAGTCGCGCACGTTGGCCATCCAGTGGTGATAGGTGTTCTTGAACTTGGAAGGAATGAGCTGAATGTCGTCGTTCATCACGTGCTCCAAGGCGGGCTTGGTGATGTCCTGCATTTTCAGGAACCATTGCAAGGAGAGGCGGGGTTCGATCACGGCGTCGGTCCGCTCGGAGAAGCCCACATGGCTGGTATAGTCTTCCGTCTTTTGCAGGTAGCTTTTTTCCTCCAGGGCCTTGGCGATCTTTTTGCGGGCCACGAAACGGTCTTCCCCTACAAAGATCTGTGCCTTGTCGTTCAGGGTGCCGTCTTCGTTGAGGATATCGATCACTTCCAGGTTATGCTTCAGCCCGAGCATGTTGTCGTTCATGTCGTGCGCGGGCGTCACCTTCAGGCAGCCTGTACCAAAGTCCATGGCCACATAGTCGTCCTCGATGATGGGAATGGCCCGGTTGATCAGTGGGATGAGGGCCCTTTTTCCTTTGAGATGTTTGTATCGTTCATCGTTGGGGTTCACACAGATCGCCGCATCGGCCATGATCGTTTCGGGGCGAACGGTGGCGATGGTAACAAATTCGCTGGGATTGCCTTCGATAGGATAATTGATGTAATACAGTTTGGACGGCACATCGCGATGGATCACCTCATCGTCCGACAAGGCCGTCTTTCCGGCGGGATCCCAGTTCACCATGCGAAGTCCGCGGTAGATGTTCCCCTTGTTGTAGAGGTCGATAAATACATCGATCACCGCGTCGTAGTAGTCGGGGTCCATGGTGAACTTCGTGCGTTCCCAGTCGCAGGAGGCCCCCAGTTTCTTGAGCTGCTCCAGGATGATGCCGCCGTATTTTTCCTTCCATTCCCAGGCATATTTCAGGAATTCCTCGCGGGTGAGGTCCGATTTTTTAATGCCCCGCTCCCGGAGCATGGCCACTACTTTGGCCTCCGTCGCAATCGAGGCGTGGTCGGTGCCCGGCACCCAACAGGCTTCCTTGCCCTGCATACGGGCTTTCCGCACCAGGATGTCCTGGATGGTATTGTTCAGCATGTGGCCCATGTGGAGCACACCGGTTACATTTGGGGGGGGTATGACGATACAATACGGTTCCTTGGAGGGATCGGGCTCGGAATGGAAAAAACCGTGCTCCATCCAGTAGCTGTACCACTTATTTTCTACTTCAGAAGGGTTGTATTTGGTTGATAGCATGGGGCGACGGCGGTACAGTTGGTTGAA carries:
- a CDS encoding valine--tRNA ligase, with amino-acid sequence MLSTKYNPSEVENKWYSYWMEHGFFHSEPDPSKEPYCIVIPPPNVTGVLHMGHMLNNTIQDILVRKARMQGKEACWVPGTDHASIATEAKVVAMLRERGIKKSDLTREEFLKYAWEWKEKYGGIILEQLKKLGASCDWERTKFTMDPDYYDAVIDVFIDLYNKGNIYRGLRMVNWDPAGKTALSDDEVIHRDVPSKLYYINYPIEGNPSEFVTIATVRPETIMADAAICVNPNDERYKHLKGKRALIPLINRAIPIIEDDYVAMDFGTGCLKVTPAHDMNDNMLGLKHNLEVIDILNEDGTLNDKAQIFVGEDRFVARKKIAKALEEKSYLQKTEDYTSHVGFSERTDAVIEPRLSLQWFLKMQDITKPALEHVMNDDIQLIPSKFKNTYHHWMANVRDWCISRQLWWGHRIPAWYDEEGFYVVAKTEEEAHKVYQTKKPGTPKPRLTQESDVLDTWFSSWLWPIAVFDTSVFKGDGNQGNNDLNYYYPTNDLVTAPEILFFWVARMIIAGYEYRDNLPFRNVYLTGIVRDKQGRKMSKSLGNSPDPLDLISNFGADAVRTGMLFSSPAGNDLLYDERLIEQGRNFANKIWNAFRLVKGWTTDSLAQPEENKVAIAWFESKFNASLTELNDHFSKFRMSDALMTVYKLIWDDFCAWYLEMIKPEFGKPIDEATYLKTVDFFERLMKVLHPFMPFITEELWHELKERVQNECIIVAPWPATNDQNDSLLADGVFAFEVVTEIRNFRNAKGLSPKEALKLIVKAPEGTLVKSFWPVIKKLSNLSEVSFTADKVANASGFILKSTEFFIPVDGKIDVAKEREALLKDLEYQRGFMVSVDKKLSNEKFVNSAPPQVIEMERKKKADAEAKIRSLEESLARL